A single region of the Lycium barbarum isolate Lr01 chromosome 2, ASM1917538v2, whole genome shotgun sequence genome encodes:
- the LOC132627802 gene encoding snakin-1 translates to MKLLLATLLLVTLVLTPSLIQTSMAGSSYCDSKCKQRCSKAGLTDRCLKYCGICCEECKCVPSGTYGNKHECPCYRDKKNSKGKPKCP, encoded by the exons ATGAAGCTGCTTCTAGCAACTCTGCTTTTGGTCACTCTTGTTCTTACCCCTTCTCTCATTCAAACCTCAATGGCTGGTTCAA GCTATTGTGATTCAAAGTGCAAGCAAAGGTGCTCAAAGGCAGGATTAACAGACAGATGCTTGAAGTATTGTGGGATTTGTTGTGAAGAATGCAAGTGTGTGCCTTCTGGAACTTATGGGAACAAGCATGAGTGCCCTTGCTACAGGGACAAGAAGAACTCTAAGGGCAAACCTAAATGCCCTTGA
- the LOC132627801 gene encoding pumilio homolog 15-like yields the protein MERNPYNSVNPENSSGMPENNNSVNPSHRNYSFTEFHPRNNNNIHHTSLESSFSRLSVNGDHHHLQQTPSFRTSSNNGDSLLMGRLRAQHSADYCQALIRAHQNGAHQNLNLVGPTHNNILPRMLNLQPWPQQQQLLYSEDDDYLRCNYDVSNSGFPHLQTTSPLLPREPTAQFQILPCLKDYNHFEHLVSSNFVPRNLNFRGPNAKVNQELASWNEQIDLMGSNSDLRGKVVNAAKDQHGSKMLQANLEKGNNEEIEIVLSEVVEYVGDLMKNQSGSYVIQKLFVVCNEEQRTTIIQAITRNSHQFIGICFSQHGARAMQKLLDNLSTPQQRSLILSAITPVAVALANDQSGQHVIQYCVKTFSIEYTRHLLKEIANNCFAIATQKSGCCVLQSCVESARGELRDRLITEILTNAVQLSEDQYGNYVVQHLVGLKLPRVTETLLDRLQGNFVTLSCNKYASNVVEKIILESGEEHSTRIISELLRSSSASTLLVDPYGNFVIQTALQIAKGHVFNALCNLITLNSPSMQSNLYGKKILDRLFSKKDPLHCTRFYKRQV from the exons ATGGAGAGAAATCCTTATAACTCCGTTAACCCGGAAAACAGCTCTGGTATGCCTGAAAATAACAACTCCGTTAACCCATCTCACCGTAACTACAGCTTTACAGAGTTTCATCcaagaaacaacaacaacattcatcATACCTCTCTTGAATCTTCTTTTTCCCGTTTATCTGTTAACGGTGATCATCATCACCTGCAACAAACGCCGTCGTTTCGTACTTCTTCTAATAACGGTGATTCTTTGTTGATGGGCCGTTTGAGAGCTCAACACAGTGCTGATTATTGTCAAGCTTTAATCCGGGCCCACCAGAATGGGGCCCACCAGAATCTGAATCTTGTGGGCCCAACACACAACAACATTCTCCCAAGAATGTTGAATCTACAACCATGGCCACAACAGCAACAACTACTATATAGTGAAGATGATGATTACTTGAGATGTAACTATGACGTGTCAAATTCTGGTTTTCCTCACTTGCAGACCACGTCACCATTATTGCCTAGGGAACCCACTGCTCAGTTCCAAATTTTACCATGTTTAAAGGATTATAACCATTTTGAACATCTAGTTTCGTCCAATTTTGTACCAAGAAATCTGAATTTTAGGGGACCCAATGCAAAGGTGAATCAAGAATTGGCTAGCTGGAATGAACAAATTGATTTAATGGGTAGTAATAGTGATTTGAGAGGAAAAGTGGTTAATGCTGCAAAGGATCAACATGGGAGTAAAATGTTGCAGGCTAATCTTGAGAAAGGGAATAATGAAGAAATTGAAATTGTACTTAGTGAGGTGGTTGAGTATGTTGGTGATTTGATGAAGAATCAGTCTGGTAGTTATGTTATTCAAAAGCTTTTTGTTGTGTGTAACGAGGAGCAAAGGACAACTATTATTCAAGCAATTACAAGAAATAGCCATCAGTTTATTGGTATTTGTTTCAGCCAACATGG GGCTAGAGCAATGCAGAAATTGTTGGACAACCTTAGTACTCCACAGCAAAGATCATTGATATTATCTGCTATAACTCCTGTTGCTGTTGCATTGGCTAATGATCAAAGTGGTCAACACGTGATACAATATTGTGTCAAGACATTCTCTATTGAGTACACCAGG CATCTTCTCAAAGAAATTGCAAATAACTGCTTTGCAATTGCAACCCAAAAAAGCGGGTGCTGTGTGCTGCAGTCATGCGTAGAGTCCGCTCGCGGAGAACTCCGAGATCGCCTGATAACTGAGATATTAACAAATGCAGTGCAGCTATCAGAAGATCAATACGG CAACTATGTGGTGCAACATCTTGTGGGACTGAAGTTACCAAGAGTTACAGAAACTTTACTGGATAGGCTTCAAGGAAACTTTGTGACTCTCTCATGCAATAAGTATGCTAGTAATGTTGTTGAGAAAATTATCCTCGAGTCAGGAGAAGAGCACTCCACGAGAATTATCTCCGAGTTGCTCAGAAGCTCAAGTGCTTCAACGCTACTGGTGGACCCTTATGGTAACTTTGTCATCCAGACAGCACTGCAAATTGCAAAG GGCCATGTCTTCAATGCTCTCTGTAACCTAATCACCTTGAATTCTCCATCAATGCAAAGTAACCTTTACGGGAAGAAGATCCTTGATCGGTTGTTTAGCAAGAAGGACCCTCTACATTGTACAAGATTTTACAAGCGACAGGTATAA